Part of the Cloacibacterium caeni genome is shown below.
AGATTTATCTAGAGCTCTTGCGATTTCTTTATAACCTACCATAATTTCTTTTGGCTTACCAGTAATTAAATCTCTACCTTGTACTGGAATATCTTCCACCTCTACATCTAAATCTTCTACTGCAGAACCTACTTCTATTTTCACTCTTTCTGCTGTTCTTTCTCCGATGTATAAGTTGTGATGCGTTCTTAAGTAGTAAGCAATGTCATTCGTGAAAACATCACCTGCAATTTTTACAGATTTATCACAAACAATACCACCAAGAGCCACTACTGCAATTTCTGTAGTACCACCACCTATATCGATAATCATGTTACCTTCAGGTTTTTGTACATCAATTCCTACACCTATTGCTGCAGCCATTGGTTCATATATTAATCTTACTTCTTTAGCATTAACTTTTTGAGCAGAATCTCTTACCGCTCTTTTTTCTACTTCTGTAATACCAGAAGGAATACAAATTACAATTCTAAGAGAAGGCTGAATTAATTTTCCTTTGATGCCAGGAATTTGCTTGATAAATTCCTTAATCATGTGTTCTGATGCAGCAAAATCTGCAATTACACCATCTTTTAACGGACGAATCGTTTTAATATCTTCGTGCGTTTTTCCTTGCATGTGTTTCGCTTGTTCTCCTACAGCAATTGCCTTTCCAGTTGAACGCTCGATAGCCACGATTGACGGCTGGTCAATCACGATTTTATTATTATGTATGATAAGTGTGTTCGCTGTTCCTAAGTCTATCGCAATTTCTTGCGTGAACATATCAAATAACCCCATTTTCTTCTATAAATTTTTAAGTGACAAAGATATAAATTTCAGAGCATTTAAAAATAATGAAAAACAAAAAATATCGTTAAAATTTTATAAATTTTTAAATGCTTGTTGTAACTTTAAACTCGAAACTTTAAAAATTATTTTTCTCTGTTGAGAATTTAATGAATTTCATTTCTTAAAATAATTTAATATTCAGATTTTCAAATGATTAAAAGAATTAGCCCAGAAGAAACCTATCTTCTTAGACGAGAAATCCTTAGAAAAAATCTTCCTCAAGAATCACATGAATTTAGTGGTGATTTTGATGACCAAACTTTTCATCTAGGTTATTTCGTGGAAGATAGAATTGTGGGAATTATTACGGTCTTGCAAAATGGCCAAATTGCTCAAATTAGAGGAATGGCAGTTTTAGAAGATTATCAGGGGAATGGAATAGGAAAAAAATTGGTAGAAAAAGCTGAAGAGATTTTAAGAGAAGCTCAAATTCATAAAATTTGGATGAATGCCAGAGAAACAGCTGCAGAATTTTACCAAAAATTAGGGTATAAAATTGAAGGTGAATTGTTTAACATAAAACCTATCGGGTTTCATTATGTAATGACCAAATATTTCAATTCATAACATCTATTAAAATATGATGAAAATTAGAAATTTTATATCATAATAATGATTAAATTTGCAAACTTGAAATGAATTCTCTTGCGAAGACATATAATACACAGAACTTCACTGTTTTAAGCATTAGTTTTGAAAAAGCCAATGCCGAAATCAGAGGGAAATTTGCGTTTTTTGATGAACACGTAAAACAATTCGTAAAAGAAATTCATGAAAAGAAACTCGGTGACGCATTTGTAGTTTCTACTTGTAACAGAACCGAAATCTATACTACTTCTCATAATTATATTGCGATTGCAGAGATGTATTGCAAGAGTGTAGACGTAAGTTTGATGGATTTCATGCAGTTTGTAAATGTGATGAAAAACGAAGAAGCGCTTTATCATCTATTCAGGGTTTCTGCAGGTTTAGAAAGTCAGATTTTAGGAGACTTCGAAATTATTGGTCAGATAAAAAATGCTTACCATAGATTCAAAAAACATAAAAGTTTTAGCAATCCTTACTTAGAAAGAGCCATTAATTCGGCGATTCAGATTTCTAAAAGAATTAAAAACGAAACCGCACTTTCAAACGGTGCAGCTTCTGTTTCTTATGCAGCGGTTCATTATATCTTAAAAACTCAAAAACAGATTTCAGAGAAGAATATTCTTCTTTTGGGAACTGGCGAAATCGGTCAAAATACTGTAGAAAATTTGGTGAAACATGTGTATCAGCCAAAAGTAAAAATCGCCAACCGTTCTTATGAAAAAGCAGAGAAAATTGCAGAAAAGTACAGCATTC
Proteins encoded:
- a CDS encoding rod shape-determining protein, encoding MGLFDMFTQEIAIDLGTANTLIIHNNKIVIDQPSIVAIERSTGKAIAVGEQAKHMQGKTHEDIKTIRPLKDGVIADFAASEHMIKEFIKQIPGIKGKLIQPSLRIVICIPSGITEVEKRAVRDSAQKVNAKEVRLIYEPMAAAIGVGIDVQKPEGNMIIDIGGGTTEIAVVALGGIVCDKSVKIAGDVFTNDIAYYLRTHHNLYIGERTAERVKIEVGSAVEDLDVEVEDIPVQGRDLITGKPKEIMVGYKEIARALDKSIIRIEDAVMETLSLTPPELAADIYKTGIYLAGGGALLRGLADRLHKKTGLPVFVAEDPLRAVVRGTGIALKNMDKFNFLIK
- a CDS encoding GNAT family N-acetyltransferase; translation: MIKRISPEETYLLRREILRKNLPQESHEFSGDFDDQTFHLGYFVEDRIVGIITVLQNGQIAQIRGMAVLEDYQGNGIGKKLVEKAEEILREAQIHKIWMNARETAAEFYQKLGYKIEGELFNIKPIGFHYVMTKYFNS
- the hemA gene encoding glutamyl-tRNA reductase: MNSLAKTYNTQNFTVLSISFEKANAEIRGKFAFFDEHVKQFVKEIHEKKLGDAFVVSTCNRTEIYTTSHNYIAIAEMYCKSVDVSLMDFMQFVNVMKNEEALYHLFRVSAGLESQILGDFEIIGQIKNAYHRFKKHKSFSNPYLERAINSAIQISKRIKNETALSNGAASVSYAAVHYILKTQKQISEKNILLLGTGEIGQNTVENLVKHVYQPKVKIANRSYEKAEKIAEKYSIPQIAFENFEEELKSTDILIVATGASHPIIHQKHFPNGKETLVIDLSIPNNVDKKVAENKAVQLVDVDELSKHIQETIEQRKKEIPKAEKIIKEMTKEFLAWERKRKFAPNIHQFKAALKHIEDHEMHNFHRKHRYVDIEDMELTEKLIQKITNRFAKYIIENPLRAEEVTKLMNEILVEQPKEEFNKKHQ